The Panicum hallii strain FIL2 chromosome 9, PHallii_v3.1, whole genome shotgun sequence genome has a window encoding:
- the LOC112877589 gene encoding serine carboxypeptidase-like 51: protein MDRPCSLLALLPVLLCCIILSSVGSGSAEPVTAGTPDGSELWGYVEVRPKAHLFWWYYKSPQRTSKRAKPWPTVLWLQGGPGASGVGFGNFQEIGPLDVNLQPRNSTWLQKADLIFVDNPVGVGYSYVEDDSLLVTTDWQQAADATTLLKALVKEVPALQSSPLFLVAESYGGKYAATLGASVARAVRAGELNITLGGVALGDSWISPEDFTLSYTPLLLSVSRLDDNAGDEAKRMAETAKEQIAAGNFTAAEGSWSDLMLFIGTRSGDVDVYNFLDGSLDSASANAPTDSSPSTVQAMMNYSRYLSGQDSDSNTIGGIMNGVIKEKLKIIPKDLKWEEENQAVYNALINDIMKPRIDEIDELLSYGVNVTVYNGQLDIICSTIGAEAWVQKLKWDGIKTFLSLPRQSLYCGPSKSTKGFVRSYKNLQFYWILGAGHFVPVDQPCLALSMIGNITQSPAS from the exons ATGGACAGGCCCTGCTCTCTGCTCGCTCTGCTTCCCGTCCTCCTCTGCTGCATCATCCTCAGCTCCGTCGGCTCCGGTTCCGCCGAACCGGTCACCGCCGGCACCCCCGACGGATCGGAGCTGTGGGGGTACGTCGAAGTCCGGCCAA AGGCGCATTTGTTCTGGTGGTACTACAAGAGCCCGCAGAGGACGTCGAAGCGGGCGAAGCCATGGCCGACCGTGCTCTGGCTGCAGGGTGGCCCC GGCGCGTCGGGCGTCGGGTTCGGCAACTTCCAGGAGATCGGTCCGCTGGACGTCAACCTGCAGCCGCGCAACTCCACGTGGCTGCAGAAGGCTGACCTCATCTTTGTG GACAACCCGGTCGGCGTCGGGTACAGCTACGTGGAGGACGACAGCTTGCTGGTGACGACGGACTGGCAGCAGGCGGCGGACGCCACCACGCTGCTCAAGGCGCTGGTCAAGGAGGTGCCAGCGCTGCAGAGCAGCCCGCTGTTCCTGGTCGCCGAGTCCTACGGCGGCAAGTACGCCGCCACGCTCGGCGCCTCCGTCGCCAGGGCCGTCCGAGCCGGCGAGCTCAACATCACGCTCGGAGGTGTCGCGCTCGGGGATAGCTGGATCTCGCCGGAGGATTTCACG CTGTCGTACACGCCGCTGCTCCTGAGCGTGTCGAGGCTGGACGACAACGCTGGCGACGAAGCGAAAAG GATGGCGGAGACGGCGAAGGAGCAGATCGCGGCGGGCAATTTCACCGCCGCTGAGGGTTCGTGGAGCGACCTGATGCTGTTCATCGGCACCAGGAGCGGCGACGTC GACGTGTACAATTTTCTTGATGGCAGCTTGGACTCCGCGTCGGCGAACGCACCAACGGACTCGTCGCCAAGCACCGTGCAGGCCATGATGAATTACTCGAGGTATCTCAGCGGCCAGGACTCCGACTCCAACACCATCGGCGGCATCATGAACGGAGTCATCAAGGAGAAGCTCAAGATCATTCCCAAGGACCTCAA GTGGGAGGAGGAAAACCAGGCCGTTTATAACGCGCTGATCAATGATATAATGAAGCCAAGAATTGATGAG ATTGATGAGCTACTATCTTATGGTGTCAATGTTACTGTGTACAATGGCCAG CTCGACATAATTTGCTCGACCATTGGAGCAGAAGCATGGGTTCAGAAGCTCAA ATGGGATGGGATCAAGACCTTCCTGAGCCTGCCGAGGCAGTCTCTGTACTGTGGCCCCAGCAAAAGCACCAAGGGTTTTGTCAGGTCCTACAAGAACCTGCAGTTCTACTGGATTCTTGGAGCTGGGCACTTT GTACCTGTCGACCAGCCTTGTCTCGCGCTGAGCATGATCGGCAACATCACCCAATCTCCAGCAAGTTAG
- the LOC112878116 gene encoding organic cation/carnitine transporter 3-like, giving the protein MSMDDDTATTPLLTSHKVKPAKLPPSIDDMIEACIGDTGVVQLLRAVFVAFAWAFDAQQVFISVFTDAEPRWHCAGSAGGNSSCTPAAAAAAPCALPSGGTWVWDRPARTSVVSEWALQCASPALVSLPASSFFAGCLAGGFLLTTLADSRLGRKKTLLASLVSMSAAGVLTALAPNVWAYAALRFVSGFARSVVGTCTLVLSTELVGRRWRDVVSVAAFFCYAVGFLSLPALAFALREASWRSMYFWMSAPCLCYAALLYFLAQESPRWLLVRGRTQEAVETLRQISSLNGSSSTTTTSFSTLDACSMREEAGASGGGVFDTLRMMSERPWANRRLAAIMVAAFGVGMVYFGMPLSVGSLGPNLYLSTTYNALAEVPSAVLSWLLIARADRRASVVALAASAGACSLACAAIPRGAGAARMAAELVSFFVTCTAYDLILIYAIELFPTSVRNSAVGLVRQAMVLGGVAAPMLVALGRERSIWSFGVFGLAIGGAGIFAACLPETRGKTMSDTMEEEERNEASCTSTTPMAKHSDSDRDLV; this is encoded by the coding sequence ATGTCCATGGACGACGACACGGCCACCACCCCTCTCTTGACAAGCCACAAGGTCAAGCCGGCGAAGTTGCCACCTTCCATCGACGACATGATCGAGGCGTGCATCGGGGACACCGGCGTCGTGCAGCTGCTCAGGGCCGTCTTCGTCGCCTTCGCCTGGGCCTTCGACGCGCAGCAGGTGTTCATCTCCGTGTTCACGGACGCCGAGCCGCGGTGGCACTGCGCCGGTTCAGCCGGCGGCAACTCCTCCTGCACgccggctgctgcggcggccgCGCCATGCGCGCTCCCGAGCGGCGGCACCTGGGTGTGGGATCGCCCGGCCAGGACATCGGTGGTGTCGGAGTGGGCCCTCCAGTGCGCCAGCCCGGCGCTCGTCTCCCTCCCGGCGTCGTCGTTCTTCGCCGGCTGCCTGgccggcggcttcctgctcacGACGCTCGCGGACTCGCGCCTCGGGCGCAAGAAGACGCTCCTCGCGTCCCTGGTGTCCATGTCCGCCGCCGGCGTGCTCACCGCCCTCGCGCCGAACGTCTGGGCGTACGCCGCGCTACGGTTCGTGTCCGGGTTCGCCAGGTCGGTCGTGGGCACGTGCACGCTGGTCCTCTCCACGGAGCTCGTCGGGAGGCGGTGGCGCGACGTGGTGAGCGTGGCGGCGTTCTTCTGCTACGCCGTCGGGTTCCTGTCGCTCCCGGCGCTAGCCTTCGCGTTGCGCGAGGCGTCCTGGCGGAGCATGTACTTCTGGATGTCCGCGCCTTGTCTCTGCTACGCCGCTCTGCTCTACTTCCTAGCTCAGGAGTCGCCGCGGTGGCTGCTGGTGCGCGGCCGGACGCAGGAGGCCGTCGAGACGCTGCGGCAGATCTCCTCGCTCaacggcagcagcagcaccaccaCGACGAGCTTCTCTACGCTGGACGCGTGCTCCATGCGTGAGGAAGccggggcgagcggcgggggCGTGTTCGACACGCTGCGGATGATGTCGGAGCGGCCATGGGCGAATCGGAGGCTAGCGGCGATCATGGTCGCCGCCTTCGGCGTGGGCATGGTCTACTTCGGCATGCCGCTCAGCGTCGGCAGCCTGGGCCCCAACCTCTACCTGAGCACCACCTACAACGCGCTGGCCGAGGTGCCCTCGGCTGTCCTCTCGTGGCTGCTCATCGCCAGGGCCGACCGGCGCGCCTCCGTGGTCGCGCTCGCCGCGTCGGCGGGGGCGTGCAGCCTCGCGTGCGCCGCCATCCcgcggggcgcgggggcggcgcggatgGCCGCCGAGCTGGTGTCCTTCTTCGTGACGTGCACGGCGTACGACCTCATCCTGATCTACGCCATCGAGCTGTTCCCGACGTCCGTGCGCAACTCGGCGGTGGGGCTGGTGCGGCAGGCGATGGTCCTGGGCGGAGTGGCGGCGCCCATGCTCGTCGCGCTCGGACGCGAGAGGAGCATATGGTCTTTTGGCGTGTTCGGGCTCGCCATCGGGGGCGCCGGTATTTTCGCGGCGTGCTTGCCGGAGACGAGGGGGAAGACCATGTCGGACaccatggaggaggaggagcgcaaCGAGGCGTCTTGCACCAGCACAACCCCCATGGCCAAGCATAGTGATAGTGATAGGGACCTTGTGTAA
- the LOC112878086 gene encoding RRP15-like protein isoform X1 codes for MAAAPQAVSAPPSAATPNPSKRKTRPKGKGSKNKAKKKKLARSEQDDSVRRQRNKPSAKFLKLLRKRARDYNSDDDEEEEEQEHPPSPRRRRRDDDGEDDDDEALSHSDQEEDEEEEGVSTSAVTRFEQGCRAFRVAFLKIMNKKLPDDPLGPILSAHKKLVAAKLAEEAEERKPKGEARKEKRVAAEKGHVIPKDHLDSKEKELIKVATKGVVRLFNAVSKAQKPRKDLNPSRTKDAKVLAKERKNTFLAELEMPSHQDKKSQAPSNFSKMPCRTNHMPSLFLSKCHNCRTCIHPLERTGKDEHEPAWAPLRDTYMLGSKLKDWDKMKDSAAEMQAEVPLGDSSDEE; via the exons ATGGCCGCCGCTCCACAGGCCGTGTCGGCACCCCCGTCCGCCGCCACCCCGAACCCCAGCAAGCGCAAGACGCGGCCCAAGGGCAAGGGCAGCAAGAacaaggcgaagaagaagaagctcgCGCGCTCCGAGCAGGACGACTCCGTCCGCCGCCAACGCAACAAGCCCAGCGCCAAGTTCCTCAAGCTGCTCCGGAAGCGCGCCCGCGACTACAACTCCGACGATgacgaggaagaggaggagcaggagcacCCGCCgagcccacgccgccgccgccgtgacgacgacggcgaggacgacgacgacgaggcccTCTCCCACTCCGaccaggaggaggacgaggaggaagagggggtctCCACCTCTGCCGTCACCAGGTTCGAGCAAGGCTGCAGGGCGTTCCGCGTCGCCTTCCTCAAGATCATGAACAAGAAGCTCCCTGACGACCCCCTG GGTCCAATCCTGTCAGCGCACAAGAAATTGGTCGCCGCCAAGTTGGCCGAAGAAGCAGAGGAGCGCAAGCCCAAAGGGGAGGCTAGAAAGGAGAAGCGAGTG GCAGCAGAGAAGGGCCATGTAATACCTAAAGATCACTTGGACAGCAAAGAGAAGGAACTCATCAAGGTTGCTACCAAGGGGG TTGTCAGGCTGTTCAATGCG GTGAGCAAGGCACAGAAACCTCGGAAAGATTTGAACCCATCAAGAACTAAAGATGCCAAAG TTTTAGCAAAGGAAAGGAAAAACACCTTCCTCGCGGAACTGGAGATGCCATCACATCAAGATAAAAAGAGCCAGGCACCTTCAAATTTCTCTAAG ATGCCTTGTCGGACGAACCACATGCCATCCTTATTCCTTAGCAAGTGTCATAACTGTAGGACATGCATCCATCCCTTGGAA CGTACCGGCAAAGACGAACATGAGCCAGCATGGGCACCCCTGCGAGACACATACATGCTTGGTTCTAAGTTAAAGGACTGGGATAAAATGAAG GATTCTGCTGCGGAGATGCAGGCAGAGGTTCCCTTAGGCGACTCTTCGGACGAGGAATAG
- the LOC112878086 gene encoding RRP15-like protein isoform X2, whose product MAAAPQAVSAPPSAATPNPSKRKTRPKGKGSKNKAKKKKLARSEQDDSVRRQRNKPSAKFLKLLRKRARDYNSDDDEEEEEQEHPPSPRRRRRDDDGEDDDDEALSHSDQEEDEEEEGVSTSAVTRFEQGCRAFRVAFLKIMNKKLPDDPLGPILSAHKKLVAAKLAEEAEERKPKGEARKEKRVAAEKGHVIPKDHLDSKEKELIKVATKGVVRLFNAVSKAQKPRKDLNPSRTKDAKVLAKERKNTFLAELEMPSHQDKKSQAPSNFSKRTGKDEHEPAWAPLRDTYMLGSKLKDWDKMKDSAAEMQAEVPLGDSSDEE is encoded by the exons ATGGCCGCCGCTCCACAGGCCGTGTCGGCACCCCCGTCCGCCGCCACCCCGAACCCCAGCAAGCGCAAGACGCGGCCCAAGGGCAAGGGCAGCAAGAacaaggcgaagaagaagaagctcgCGCGCTCCGAGCAGGACGACTCCGTCCGCCGCCAACGCAACAAGCCCAGCGCCAAGTTCCTCAAGCTGCTCCGGAAGCGCGCCCGCGACTACAACTCCGACGATgacgaggaagaggaggagcaggagcacCCGCCgagcccacgccgccgccgccgtgacgacgacggcgaggacgacgacgacgaggcccTCTCCCACTCCGaccaggaggaggacgaggaggaagagggggtctCCACCTCTGCCGTCACCAGGTTCGAGCAAGGCTGCAGGGCGTTCCGCGTCGCCTTCCTCAAGATCATGAACAAGAAGCTCCCTGACGACCCCCTG GGTCCAATCCTGTCAGCGCACAAGAAATTGGTCGCCGCCAAGTTGGCCGAAGAAGCAGAGGAGCGCAAGCCCAAAGGGGAGGCTAGAAAGGAGAAGCGAGTG GCAGCAGAGAAGGGCCATGTAATACCTAAAGATCACTTGGACAGCAAAGAGAAGGAACTCATCAAGGTTGCTACCAAGGGGG TTGTCAGGCTGTTCAATGCG GTGAGCAAGGCACAGAAACCTCGGAAAGATTTGAACCCATCAAGAACTAAAGATGCCAAAG TTTTAGCAAAGGAAAGGAAAAACACCTTCCTCGCGGAACTGGAGATGCCATCACATCAAGATAAAAAGAGCCAGGCACCTTCAAATTTCTCTAAG CGTACCGGCAAAGACGAACATGAGCCAGCATGGGCACCCCTGCGAGACACATACATGCTTGGTTCTAAGTTAAAGGACTGGGATAAAATGAAG GATTCTGCTGCGGAGATGCAGGCAGAGGTTCCCTTAGGCGACTCTTCGGACGAGGAATAG
- the LOC112873273 gene encoding organic cation/carnitine transporter 2-like, with amino-acid sequence MADDDTATTAPLLISHKAKPAEVPSIDDIIETCVSGTGAMQLLKAFLVVFARAFDGQLLFISVFTEAEPRWHCVAGDSSCSRSAAATPCALPPDTWAWDRPAEASVVSEWALSCAGPAVVSLPASSFFAGCLAGGFLLTMLADSLLGRKKMLVAALASMSIAGVLTAFAPNVWAYAALRFASGFARSMVGTCALVLSTELVGKRWRNTASFAAFSCFTLGFLSLPAVAYAFREASWRSMYFWTSLPCLFYAVLLYFLAQESPRWLLVRGRTQEAVETLQQIASRNGATASSLSMLQNACAFSMYEDSGTRGGGLFATLQAMLERRWAIRRLAAVMAAGFGVGIVYFGMPLSVGSLGPDLYLSVTYNALSELPSAVLSWFVIARANRRGSVVALATAAGACSLACVAIPRGAGAARMAAELLSFFATSTAYNVILIYAIELFPTSLRNSALGLVRQAMVLGGVVAPVLVSLGRERSFWSFGVFGLAIWCSGLFAACLPETRGRSLSDTMEEEERKQAAGSSAAVAKNGDDSHLV; translated from the coding sequence ATGGCCGACGACGAtacggccaccaccgcccctcTCCTGATAAGCCACAAGGCCAAGCCGGCGGAGGTGCCGTCTATCGATGACATCATCGAGACGTGCGTCAGCGGCACCGGCGCCATGCAGCTGCTCAAGGCTTTCCTGGTGGTGTTCGCGAGGGCCTTCGACGGGCAGCTGCTGTTCATCTCCGTGTTCACGGAGGCCGAGCCGCGGTGGCACTGCGTCGCCGGCGACTCGTCCTGCTCGCGGTCTGCTGCCGCCACGCCGTGCGCGCTCCCGCCTGACACGTGGGCGTGGGACCGGCCGGCCGAGGCGTCCGTGGTCTCCGAGTGGGCCCTCAGCTGCGCCGGCCCGGCGGTCGTCTCCCTCCCGGCGTCGTCGTTCTTCGCCGGCTGCCTGgccggcggcttcctgctcacGATGCTCGCGGACTCGCTCCTCGGGCGCAAGAAGATGCTCGTCGCGGCCCTGGCGTCCATGTCCATCGCCGGTGTGCTCACTGCCTTCGCGCCGAACGTCTGGGCGTACGCCGCGCTGCGGTTCGCCTCCGGGTTCGCCAGGTCGATGGTGGGCACGTGCGCGCTGGTCCTCTCCACAGAGCTCGTCGGGAAGCGGTGGCGCAACACGGCGAGCTTTGCGGCATTCTCCTGCTTCACCCTCGGCTTCCTGTCCCTCCCGGCGGTGGCCTACGCGTTTCGCGAGGCCTCGTGGCGGAGCATGTACTTTTGGACGTCCCTGCCCTGTCTCTTCTACGCTGTCCTGCTCTACTTCCTCGCCCAGGAGTCGCCGCGGTGGCTGCTGGTGCGCGGCCGGACGCAGGAGGCCGTCgagactctgcagcagatcgcTTCGCGCAACGGCGCGACCGCCAGCAGCTTGTCCATGCTGCAGAACGCATGCGCATTCTCCATGTATGAGGACTCCGGGACCAGAGGTGGCGGCTTGTTCGCCACGCTGCAGGCAATGCTGGAGCGCCGTTGGGCGATCCGGAGGCTGGCCGCGGTCATGGCGGCCGGCTTCGGCGTGGGCATCGTCTACTTCGGCATGCCGCTCAGCGTCGGCAGCCTGGGGCCCGACCTCTACCTGAGCGTCACGTACAACGCGCTGTCCGAGCTGCCGTCGGCCGTCCTCTCGTGGTTCGTGATCGCCAGGGCCAACCGGCGCGGTTCGGTCGTGGcgctcgccacggcggcggggGCGTGCAGCCTCGCGTGCGTCGCCATCccgcgcggcgcgggggcggcgcggatgGCCGCCGAGCTGCTGTCATTCTTCGCGACGAGCACGGCGTACAACGTCATCCTGATCTACGCCATCGAGCTGTTCCCGACGTCCCTGCGCAACTCGGCGCTGGGGCTGGTGCGGCAGGCGATGGTGCTGGGCGGCGTGGTGGCGCCCGTGCTCGTCTCGCTCGGCCGCGAGCGGAGCTTCTGGTCGTTCGGCGTGTTCGGCCTCGCCATCTGGTGCTCCGGGCTCTTCGCCGCCTGCCTGCCGGAGACGAGAGGGAGGAGCCTGTCCGATaccatggaggaggaggagcgcaaACAGGCCGCCGGCTCATCAGCCGCCGTTGCCAAGAATGGTGATGATAGTCACCTCGTGTAA
- the LOC112873272 gene encoding serine carboxypeptidase-like 51, giving the protein MEESSTLFFKKNTLLIAASLKDFPRETAGDTYLNPNPGHSATRALACRRADHARVFDMDRPSHPLALLPLLLCLCLASLRAGSAASVTAGTPDGSERWGYVEVRPKAHLFWWYYKSPQRTSAPGKPWPTVLWLQGGPGASGVGLGNFLEVGPLDVNLKPRNSTWLQKADLIFVDNPVGVGYSYVEDDSLLVTTDWQQAADATTLLKALVKELPALQSGPLFLVAESYGGKYAATLGASVARAVRAGELKLTLGGVALGDSWISPEDFTLAYTPLLLSVSRLDDNAGDEAKRKAETVTRQIAAGQLASAQGSWTDLLDLISTRSGNVDVYNFLLDSGMDPVSADTPTGSSATASSVQALRYAAYLGGQDSDSNTIDSIMNGVVKEKLKIVPKDLKWVEISQDVYNALVNDFMKPRIDEIDELLSYGVNVTVYNGQLDVICSTNGAEAWVQKLKWDGLKSFLSLPRQSLYCGQSKGTKAFVRSYKNLHFYWILGAGHFVPADQPCIALSMISSITQSPAS; this is encoded by the exons ATGGAAGAGAGTA GCACgctctttttcaaaaaaaacacTTTGCTGATTGCAGCATCATT GAAGGATTTCCCCAGGGAAACCGCAG GCGACACCTATTTAAACCCCAACCCCGGCCACAGTGCGACGCGCGCACTCGCTTGCCGCAGAGCAGACCACGCCCGCGTCTTCGACATGGACAGGCCCAGCCACCCGCTCGCTCTGCTTCCCTTgctcctctgcctctgcctcgccTCGCTCCGTGCCGGCTCCGCCGCGTCGGTCACCGCCGGCACCCCCGACGGCTCGGAGCGGTGGGGGTACGTCGAAGTCCGGCCAA AGGCTCACCTGTTCTGGTGGTACTACAAGAGCCCGCAGAGGACGTCGGCGCCGGGGAAGCCATGGCCGACCGTCCTGTGGCTGCAGGGTGGCCCG GGCGCGTCGGGCGTCGGCCTCGGCAACTTCCTCGAGGTCGGCCCGCTGGACGTCAACCTGAAGCCGCGCAATTCGACATGGCTGCAGAAGGCCGACCTCATCTTCGTG GACAACCCGGTCGGCGTCGGGTACAGCTACGTGGAGGACGACAGCCTGCTGGTGACGACCGACTGGCAGCAGGCCGCCGACGCCACCACGCTGCTCAAGGCGCTGGTCAAGGAGCTGCCCGCGCTGCAGAGCGGCCCGCTGTTCCTGGTCGCCGAGTCCTACGGCGGCAAGTACGCCGCCACGCTCGGCGCCTCCGTCGCCAGGGCCGTccgcgccggcgagctcaagctcaccCTCGGAG GTGTCGCGCTCGGAGATAGCTGGATCTCGCCGGAGGATTTCACG CTCGCGTACACGCCGCTGCTCCTGAGCGTGTCGAGGCTGGACgacaacgccggcgacgaagcGAAAAG GAAGGCGGAGACCGTGACACGGCAGATCGCGGCGGGGCAGCTCGCGTCGGCGCAGGGCTCGTGGACCGACCTTCTGGATCTCATCAGCACCAGGAGCGGCAACGTT GATGTGTACAACTTCCTTCTCGACAGCGGCATGGACCCGGTGTCCGCGGACACACCGACGGGCtcgtcggcgacggcgagcagcgTGCAGGCGCTGAGGTACGCGGCGTACCTCGGTGGCCAGGACTCGGACTCCAACACCATCGACAGCATCATGAATGGGGTGGTCAAGGAGAAGCTCAAGATCGTCCCCAAGGACCTCAA GTGGGTGGAGATCTCCCAGGACGTCTACAACGCGCTGGTCAACGATTTCATGAAGCCGAGAATCGATGAG ATTGATGAGCTGCTGTCTTATGGAGTCAATGTGACAGTGTACAATGGCCAG CTCGACGTAATCTGCTCGACCAACGGCGCAGAAGCATGGGTTCAGAAGCTCAA ATGGGATGGTCTGAAGAGCTTCCTGAGCCTGCCAAGGCAATCCCTATACTGTGGCCAGAGCAAAGGCACCAAGGCTTTTGTCAGGTCCTACAAGAACCTGCACTTTTACTGGATTCTTGGAGCTGGGCACTTT GTGCCTGCCGACCAGCCTTGCATCGCGCTGAGCATGATCAGCAGCATAACCCAATCTCCAGCCAGTTAG
- the LOC112878290 gene encoding organic cation/carnitine transporter 2-like, whose amino-acid sequence MANAATAPLLTRSQEAPASKEPSIDDVIEMYIGATGVMQLLKAVFVAFAWAFDAQQVFISAFTDAEPRWHCLTAASAGNASCSPAAVSPCDLPPGSWAWDRPAVASVVSEWALNCAGPALVSLPASSFFAGCLAGGFLLTTLADSLLGRKKMLLVSLASTSIAGVLTVFAPNIWAYAALRLVSGFFRSMVGTCTLVLSTELVGKRWRDTVNVTGFFCFAVGFLSLPALAYAFRDASWRNLYVWTSVPCICYSVLVYFLVQESPRWLLVRGRKQDAMEGLRQIMSLNGSCATATSFSMLDACVVHEDNAGASGEGVFAALQAMSGRRWALRRLAAIMATSFGVGMVSLGMPLNVGSLGSNLYLSVTYNALAELPSAVLAWLLIRRANRRSSVVALTTAAGACSLACAAVPRGAAAARMAAEVLSFFAACTAFDVMLVYSTELFPTSVRNSAVGLVRQALVLGGVAAPVLAALGRERSFWSFGVFGVAIGCCGLFVASLPETRGKSMSDTMAEEEERNDGAVASCTGATAGR is encoded by the coding sequence ATGGCCAACGCGGCCACTGCCCCACTCCTAACGAGAAGCCAGGAGGCCCCGGCGTCGAAGGAGCCATCCATCGATGACGTCATCGAGATGTACATCGGCGCCACCGGCGTCATGCAGCTGCTCAAGGCCGTCTTCGTCGCATTCGCCTGGGCCTTCGACGCGCAGCAGGTGTTCATCTCCGCGTTCACGGACGCCGAGCCGCGGTGGCATTGCCtcaccgccgcctcggccggCAATGCTTCGTGCTCCCCGGCCGCGGTCTCGCCCTGTGATCTCCCGCCGGGCTCGTGGGCGTGGGACCGGCCAGCCGTGGCCTCGGTCGTCTCCGAGTGGGCCCTCAACTGCGCCGGCCCGGCGCTCGTCTCGCTTCCGGCGTCGTCGTTCTTCGCAGGCTGCCTCGCCGGCGGGTTCCTGCTCACGACGCTCGCGGACTCCCTCCTTGGCCGCAAGAAGATGCTCCTCGTGTCGCTGGCGTCCACGTCCATCGCCGGCGTGCTCACCGTCTTCGCGCCCAACATCTGGGCGTACGCCGCCCTGCGGTTGGTGTCCGGCTTCTTCAGGTCGATGGTGGGCACGTGCACGCTGGTCCTCTCCACGGAGCTCGTCGGGAAGCGGTGGCGCGACACGGTGAACGTGACGGGGTTCTTCTGCTTCGCCGTCGGGTTCTTGTCCCTCCCGGCACTCGCCTACGCGTTCCGCGACGCGTCCTGGCGGAACTTGTACGTCTGGACGTCCGTGCCTTGTATCTGCTACTCcgtccttgtctacttccttgTCCAGGAATCGCCGCGGTGGCTCCTGGTGCGCGGCCGGAAGCAGGACGCCATGGAGGGGCTGCGGCAGATCATGTCGCTCAACGGAAGCTGCGCAACGGCCACCAGCTTCTCCATGCTGGACGCGTGCGTGGTGCACGAGGACAACGCCggggcgagcggcgagggcgtTTTCGCCGCGCTGCAGGCCATGTCGGGGCGGCGGTGGGCGCTCCGGAGGCTGGCGGCGATCATGGCGACCAGTTTCGGCGTGGGGATGGTCTCCCTAGGCATGCCGCTCAACGTCGGCAGCCTTGGCTCCAACCTCTACCTGAGCGTCACGTACAACGCGCTGGCCGAGCTGCCGTCGGCCGTCCTCGCGTGGCTCCTCATCCGCAGGGCCAACAGGCGGAGCTCGGTGGTCGCGCTCACCACGGCGGCCGGGGCGTGCAGCCTCGCgtgcgccgccgtcccgcggggcgccgcggcggcgcggatgGCCGCCGAGGTGCTGTCCTTCTTCGCGGCGTGCACGGCGTTCGACGTCATGCTGGTCTACTCCACCGAGCTGTTCCCGACGTCCGTGCGCAACTCGGCGGTAGGGCTGGTGCGGCAGGCGCTGGTGctgggcggcgtggcggcgcccGTGCTCGCCGCGCTGGGCCGCGAGAGGAGCTTCTGGTCGTTCGGCGTGTTCGGGGTCGCCATCGGGTGCTGCGGCCTGTTCGTCGCCAGCCTACCGGAGACGAGGGGGAAGAGCATGTCGGACACcatggcggaggaggaggagcgcaaCGACGGCGCCGTCGCATCGTGCACCGGCGCGACTGCCGGCCGGTAG